The DNA segment GCCGCCGACCGCGACGCGATGTTCGCGGCCCTGGGCATCACGAGCTACGAGGATCTCTTCAAGGACGTGCCCGCGAGCGTCCGGACGACGCTCCGGCTCGCCGCGGGCGCGAGCGAGCTCGACGTCCGCCGCGAGATGACGGCGACGCTCGCGAAGAACCACTCGTTCGAGAAGCGCCCGCACTTCCTCGGCGCCGGCTCGTACCACCATTACGTGCCCGCGATGGTGAAGCCGCTCATCCTGCGCGGCGAGTTCTACACCTCCTACACGCCGTACCAGCCGGAGATCCTGCAGGGGATGCTCCAGGCGATGTTCGAGTACCAGACGTTCGTGACGCGGCTCATGGAGCTCGAGGTCGCGAACATCTCGATGTACGACGGCCCCACCGCGCTCGCGGAGGGCGCGCTCATGGGCGTCCGCGCCTCGCGCGGCAACGACGTGCTCGTCCCCGCGAACCTCTCGTGGGAGAAGAAGAGCATCGTCGCGAACTACGTGAAGGGCTTCGGCGGGAAGCTCGTCGAGTTCGGCTACGACCGCGAGACGGGCGAGGCCGACCTCGCCGACCTCGAGTCGAAGGTCGGCGCGTCGACCGCGGCCGTCCTCCTCCAGAACCCCAACTTCTTCGGCGTGTTCGAGTCGCGCGCGGGCGAGATCCGCGGCATCCTCGACCGCAAGGCGCCCAAGGCCTTCTTCGTC comes from the Candidatus Thermoplasmatota archaeon genome and includes:
- the gcvPA gene encoding aminomethyl-transferring glycine dehydrogenase subunit GcvPA, which gives rise to MHFMSGAADRDAMFAALGITSYEDLFKDVPASVRTTLRLAAGASELDVRREMTATLAKNHSFEKRPHFLGAGSYHHYVPAMVKPLILRGEFYTSYTPYQPEILQGMLQAMFEYQTFVTRLMELEVANISMYDGPTALAEGALMGVRASRGNDVLVPANLSWEKKSIVANYVKGFGGKLVEFGYDRETGEADLADLESKVGASTAAVLLQNPNFFGVFESRAGEIRGILDRKAPKAFFVVDVGDPYSLGLVRGPGSYGADVAVGEGGAVGSGTWFGGPALGLFATKWDHVRRMPGRIVGETVDAKGERAYCLTLSTREQHIRRDKATSNICSNEALNALAFSITLAALGEEGFRDAALACADRARRLANEAVKVHGVTRAFTGKSFHEFVLKTEVPTSKVAASFAKQGLVGGLDLAKWHPELGNAALYCVTEAHPESALSGFAAAIQEAIK